In Rhodanobacter denitrificans, the sequence TTCCTGCGCAAGGGCATCGGCATCGAAGTGATGGACAACGCTGCCGCCGCGCGCACCTACAACCTGCTGGCCGGCGAAGGGCGACGGGTGATCGCCGGTTTCATCCTGCCGCCGGCCTGAGCGGCAGGCACCTTCATCAGCGCGGCGGCAGGTAGCCCAGTGGGTCGACCGGATTGCCGTCCTTGCGGATCTGGAATTCCAGCTCGTTGCGGGTAGTGCCGGTCGACCCCATCTCGGCGATCTGCTGACCCATGCTGACCCGTTGGCCTTCCTTGACCAGGCGCTTGCTGTTGTGGCCATAGGCGGACAGGAAGCTGTCGCTGTGCTTGATGATCACCAGCTCGCCGTAGCCGACCAGGCCGTTGCCGCTGTACACCACCACACCATCGGCGGCGGCACGCACCGGGTCGCCGGACTTGCCGGCGATCTCGATGCCGGGGATCGCGTCGCCACTCTGGAAACGCCCCACCAGGCTGCCGTCGGCCGGCCAGCGCCATTGCACGTGGCTGACCACGCGTGACACCCCGGCGGCCGCGGGCGCCGGCGGCGGCATGCTTGCCGGCGCGGCGGTCGGCACGCCCGCCACCGGCACGACGGACGTCGCAACGACGGCGGGCGCGACCGGCCTTGGCGGCGCGTTCGCCGTGGCGGTGCCCGGCGCCTCCACGGACGGGGCCGCGGAGGGAGAAGCCGGCGCCGCCACCGGCTCGAACACCGGCGCCGACGGCGCCGGCGCACTCGACACGGATGCGCCGGCGGCATGCACGGGCGCGGCTGCCGGCGGCGCGGCGGCACGTCCTGCCGGCGGCGAAAGCGTCAGCCGCTGCCCCGGCCAGATCGTGTACGGTGCGGCGATCCCGTTCCATTGCGCCAGGTCGCGGAAGTCCACGCCCTTGCGGAACGCGATCGAGTACAGCGTGTCGCCCTTGGCCACGGCATAGCTGCCGCCGGGAATCGGTGTACGGGCCGGTGTCGACGCGACAGGTCGGTGCTCGTCGTAGCCGCCAGCCACCGGTTCCACCACGACCGAGCTGCGCATGGTGCCGCAAGCGGCAAGCAGCAGGGTCACGGCCAGGGTTGCGCAACACGAAAGATATCGGTCCATGCGCACCAGCATACCGAGGCGGACGGCCTTTTTCATGCGACGCCCCCGCGCCGCGGCTGCTCAATGCAACCAGAACCACCACACCAGCAGCAGGGCCAGCAGCACCAGCGCGGCCCAGCCGATCCGTTCGATGTGTTCGTGCAGGATCCGCTCGGCACGCTCGCCGACCAGGCGGATCAGCAACGCCAGCAACCACACGCGCTTGCCGCGGCCAAGACCGATGCAGACCAGGAACGGCAGGATCGGCACGCCGATGATGCCGCACGCCCAGGTGACGAACTTCATCGGCACCACCGGTTGCAGCGCGGCCAGGGTCAGCACGCCGTACATGCCCCAGCGATGCTCGACCATCTGTCGGCTCAAGGTCGCCACGCCCTGCTCGATCGGTGCCAGCAGGTGCAGCGCATCGAGCACCGGCCGCAAGGCATGGAACGCCCAATGGCCCAGCACGTAGCCGACCAGCGCACCCAGCAGCGAGAACAGCAGGCTGACGTTGGCGAAGAAGAACGCCTTGTGCCGCTTGCCCAGCATCATCGGTGCCAGCATCACTTCCGGCGGAATCGGGAAGATGAACGATTCGACGAAGCTCAGCCCGGACAGGTAATACAGCGCCCGCGGCTCGCGCGCCCAAGTCAGTGCACGCGCATAAAGTGCCCCGAACAGACGCATCAGCCGATCCCGCCCAGCAGCGGCACGAAACTGACTGCGCCCAGTTCCTCCTGGATGAAGTCGCCCTTGCCGTCGCCACGCATGCGGATCAGGGTCTGCCGGCTCGGCGAGCCGACCGGCGCCACCAAGACGCCGGTGGGACTGAGCTGGTCGAGGATGCGGGTCGGAATGGTGTCGCCGGCGGCAGTGAGGATGATCGCGTCGAACGGCGCCTCGTCCGGCCAGCCGAGCTTGCCATCGTCGTAGCGCGAACGCAGGTTGGCCAGGCCGAGCTGGCGGAAGCGCCGGCGTGCCTGGCGCAGCAGCGCCTCGATCCGCTCCACGGTGAACACCTGCGGCACCAGCGCGGCCAGCACCGCCGCCTGGTAGCCGGAGCCGGTGCCGATCTCCAGCACCTTCTGCGGCACCCCGAACTCGAGCAGCGCCTCGGTCATGCGCGCCACCACCCAAGGCTGCGAAATGGTCTGGCCGTGGCCGATCGGCAGCGCGTCGTTTTCGTAGGCGCGCGAATGCAGCGCCTGGTCGATGAAGTGGTGGCGCGGCAGGTTGCGGATCACCTCGATCACGCGCAGATCGCGGATGCCGCCATCCTTCAGGGTCGCCGCAAGGCGATCGCGCGCGCGCTGCGAGGTCATCCCCTCGCCTTTCAGATCCGCGGCAGGCAATGGATACGTGGTCATGGCTCAGGCCGCCTCGTCGTTGCTGGTCCGGCCTACCGCCATCGCGTCGCTCAGCGGCTGCATCCAGCTGCTGACCTTCTCCAGCGCCTGGAAGCGGGTCAGGTCGACATGGATCGGCGTGACCGAAACAAAGCCGCGCCGCACGGCATTGAAATCGGTGCCGGGACCGGCATCGTCCACCTCGCCGGCCGGACCGATCCACCAGATCGGCCGGCCGCGCGGATCGGTCTGCGCGATGCACGGCGCGGCGCGATGGCGGCGACCGAGGCGGGTCACCTCGAAGCCCTCGATTTCCGCCCACGGCCGATCCGGCAC encodes:
- a CDS encoding protein-L-isoaspartate(D-aspartate) O-methyltransferase; translation: MTTYPLPAADLKGEGMTSQRARDRLAATLKDGGIRDLRVIEVIRNLPRHHFIDQALHSRAYENDALPIGHGQTISQPWVVARMTEALLEFGVPQKVLEIGTGSGYQAAVLAALVPQVFTVERIEALLRQARRRFRQLGLANLRSRYDDGKLGWPDEAPFDAIILTAAGDTIPTRILDQLSPTGVLVAPVGSPSRQTLIRMRGDGKGDFIQEELGAVSFVPLLGGIG
- a CDS encoding peptidoglycan DD-metalloendopeptidase family protein — encoded protein: MLVRMDRYLSCCATLAVTLLLAACGTMRSSVVVEPVAGGYDEHRPVASTPARTPIPGGSYAVAKGDTLYSIAFRKGVDFRDLAQWNGIAAPYTIWPGQRLTLSPPAGRAAAPPAAAPVHAAGASVSSAPAPSAPVFEPVAAPASPSAAPSVEAPGTATANAPPRPVAPAVVATSVVPVAGVPTAAPASMPPPAPAAAGVSRVVSHVQWRWPADGSLVGRFQSGDAIPGIEIAGKSGDPVRAAADGVVVYSGNGLVGYGELVIIKHSDSFLSAYGHNSKRLVKEGQRVSMGQQIAEMGSTGTTRNELEFQIRKDGNPVDPLGYLPPR
- a CDS encoding YqaA family protein; this translates as MRLFGALYARALTWAREPRALYYLSGLSFVESFIFPIPPEVMLAPMMLGKRHKAFFFANVSLLFSLLGALVGYVLGHWAFHALRPVLDALHLLAPIEQGVATLSRQMVEHRWGMYGVLTLAALQPVVPMKFVTWACGIIGVPILPFLVCIGLGRGKRVWLLALLIRLVGERAERILHEHIERIGWAALVLLALLLVWWFWLH